ccagatatgagctgatatatataaccaacgaggctgtaggccgagttggttattatcagctcatatccggcaagtccgagaagaataactgttttagtaaattttcaagcaattctcttgattttttcgagtgaaacctcctcaaatcaggacattttctttaccgaagacgccgcaaaaaatttttttccgacctccaaaatttcagcagaagaaattcaccatcagttttccttatttggtcaaacttatcgataatggctcatatcatgggcttagggaaccaatcagaaagctggaaaatcattatcctgagctaaaaatttactaataataattattactgttcttaccactCATGTACTCCATAAAAATTGTTATCTTGCCACATGATTTAACTGCTCCATACAGCTCCAGGATATTGTCATGCCTTCCTGACATGGTCCCCCAAATCTCCAATccagtcatttcaaaactgtCTTCTCTGAtctaaaaacaataataataattattttgttatcaTAAGTTAAAATTGCAGACCTTGATGGGATCTCAGCATGGAGGTGCGTGAAGTCCTGAGGGAATGTTTTTGGTAACTGACATTTCAAGCTCCTTCAGAGACAGATGTCATCTTTATGGGGAGTTATCTTCACTTTAGTAATGGAGATGAACTCTATCCAGGTTGTCAAAACAACAACTGCCTCCTTATTGGGGAGTTTATTTGCCACAATGATCAGAATCcaaacagcaaaaaaattaaaaacagtacaaaaattaaatgaagatatgatcctcgcacttgctggacaatttaagcaattgcttaaattgtccagcaagtggatcatatcttcatttgatttcaaacaccgcactgcatataacacaacattcctttcacgggaaaatatgagcccaacaaattgacctgctctccactgtgtgacttcatagctcagttggttagagcactgcaccggcatcgcagaggtcatgggttcgaatcccgttgagtcacctgaatttttcaggttcatgagacaattgcttaaattgtccagcaagtgcgaggatcatatcttcatttgatttcaaacaccgcactgcatataacacaacatttctttcatagtacaaaaattaataataataataataataataataacagcagTAGACATGCTTCACCAGCAGATAAGCTGGCCCCTGAGTTTGAGAgctgaaatttttttgcaataaaatttaataatattttcaCTCTTCCTAACAGAAAAGCTCAAAatttcgagcgagtgagcgatatggtattaaaagcGAGTGAATAagaacgatatcaggctcttaacatgcaaTAATCTATATGAACTGACCCTTCAGGAAACTAATCACTCATGATGATATATGATATatagcatttatatagcgcattttctatttaTGCATATATTCAAATGATCCATTCAACATCTAAATTTTCCCTTACAAATTTAACAGCAAACAGCTTCCCTGTCTTCAAATCCATGCACTGATAACAACGCCCACAAGACCCTCCTCCAATGTAGATTATCCGTTTCCAATGAACATTTTCCACATAACTTCCATCGTCACCAACACTCAAGTGTGCCTAACAATAATGACACGATAACAAACTGTTTTGAGCAGAAACAAACTTAAGCAGTAGCAAATTTAGCTGATTGGCCAGTAGAAATGTACCCCACTATTATCAGCAAGCCCTGAGTGTTCTCCCTCTCCATCATCACAGCAGGtagtaaaagagtttttcaaactggtagagTACTTGCAAGGATCATTGCTTATTACGTATGTTTGCTCGGTGCATTATATTGTGGAATAGAAATTTACCccattttattatatggctacaaCAGTACccccgctctgattggctgctgagtgggcattattttcttgtaatgaccgggcattatgaaacttttctcggctcttttgagttgcgagtaaaagcaacgagcgcgtgggcgaaaacagcaaaaaaatggccaaaaggtagtacaactatattttcaataactgaaagaaaaactagcatacagaaacattttagtatgagcgacgaagagagccatggcgcgcgcaagcgaacatgaaaaattacttccggtgttcttactgtattcttcttaagaaaagctctaaaaaggccatataataaataacttattaacctcgtccgttcggtcattacagggaaatctcagacctcggccttgagGTATTGACCTTGCTGTTgctcggtcaatacatcaaggcctcggtctgagatttccctgtaatgacctcactctcggttcaTAAGTGGTATTTAATCCATTTAATACAGAAGTTTTGCCCTTATTTCTTtatgaatacaaggatcagagtttggtGAAATGAGCTCGAGTGTACacgaataataattattgttggctTTTACCAGCtggattttcaacaattccaggccagGCCAAGTGACGTTAGATGTTATTTTGCCAGTTAAAacctgaaaaggagaacactgcaaGCCACAATGCTATTTGCTGTGAAAGCATTTTGGCCCATCTCTTGCTTGCAAAGATCTGCAAGTGTAATTTGAGCACTGCATTCAAGCAAGAAtgattccaaaaatgacacTGAAATGGATATTATAACGTCAACATCCAAGTTCacaacattataataattataagaaaatgctttgaacccaggagtaacatgccttgattaaaaatgatgatctgggtgactggagtcatgagaaggactgctgttggtgactgacatttcaacaacctgtgtgGAGGCCAACTTCACAGTCGAGCGATTAATTTTCGATCACTTGACTGTGAAGAGGTTGTcaaaacttcagttgttgacgacagtccttctcagggctccagtcacccagatgatcatttttaaTCCAGGTATTCTTTATATTATttcaatagttattattattattaccctaTTGAGGGGCCAAAGGACCTCCTGAGAGATAGACACACCACAAGAAGCCTGGCTCACACCAGGCATACTTGAGGCACTTAGAGGTGAAGCAGGAAGTTCGTCTTCTTCCTCCACTCTACTTGGCTGCAAGCTAGCCATGCCACTCGATGGTTGTTCCACATTCTGTAGGTGTTGCTGTTGCATCAAGTTTACCCCTGAGAACAGGTCTGATCCAAAGTCTGGCTCTTGGACAACATGATACTGGTTCTGTAAGGTGGTTGCACTTGTAGATGAGTTTTCGCCAGTGTCTGATTCAAAAGAAGCAGACTCACTGGCTTCAAATGGCAACGAGCAGAGATTTCCAGGCAAGGTCACTGCAGGTGTTCTTGGTGGACTGGGCTCAAAGAACAACTTATCATGATTGTACTTCCAATTCCTGTTGTCTGGCAAGGCGTTATTCTTCATGAACTCTCTGATGTCATCACATTTGTTCACCACGCATTTGCCAGGGAGCTCCTCACAGGTGGATACATGGGAATGCAGAGCATCCTTAAAGCGAATGCATTGCTCACATCCCCCCAGGACACGCATATGGCAATTCTGCGTGTGTCTAAGAAATTGTTGGAGGACTTGGCAGTGCTCGTCATTGCACTCCTCCCAGGCTCGCATGTTATGTCGACAAGTAAAGGCTTTCTCTATATGTACCAATGCCTCAAAGTTCACTTCAGGGTCCTGCATAAAGCAATATTGACCAAATTAGCACACAATGGATACTAcagttatttattttattgttattatgatcCATACCAACATCTTCATACTGTTCTAAGTTCCATATAACACTCATGTATCTGCCGCACTTTTTTGTCAGATCTTGAGCCTAAAATTGGGGATGCAGCTTATCTACAAGACCATCTCTTTTGGGAGTtaatgaatgcatggtttgggGTCATAAGTCTGAGCCTTCAGTATTTCTTTTAATCTACTCATTTCTGCTTTACTTGAGAAATTACATTCCAACTGATATGGAATTTCCATTCCCCTTAAAAGTTGCTTGCAATGTTGTCTGCAGCTAGAAAATTTGACAGAGATCTTTGCAGCATGCAAGTACAAATTGAGCGCTCACAACACAACTGTCTCCCTGTGTCGATGACTGCTAACACTTGAACAGCAAGTTCTGTTAATGGAATAATCAAATCCCTCATTCAGCATCAAGTTTCTCTTCAATCAATGGCTTCTACACATCTTGATAAACATGGTTTTTATGCACAACTAAGataaaaacacacttttccaagATGGCATGATTGCATTATGGAATTTACTCACTCCAGACCCTTGGGTATGCAATCTTCAAAAGATTGCTTGGTTACTGAGTCTCATTGCTTCTGGACTTTGAGAAATACCGAATCATATTTCACTTTATAATTTTCTGCAACTTAGTTTCCAAGATCATCAAAAGTTCTTGCAGATTTTTTTCTCAACACTGATTGTCAAAATGATGGGTGAGGCTTATCTACAAGTACGGCTTATAAATGAGTGTTTATGGTattttttggtcaaattaaGTTCCTTACTTTAGTGCTGTGCACGTGTCTTCTTTATTTTGTGACAGTTACAATCAAATATATTCAATGCAAGGAATCAACTGGAAAAAGCgtaaattaacaaatagatttcatgtTGCCATGCATTTGTTCAGTGATTGAATTCATGGTTGGCGTCAAAATGAGGCAAGAACAAAAAGTGGAACACGAGCCATTAGGCaaatgtgtcactgatgttcttaccatatttCGATGTCTTCTGTGATCCATCACTGAACAGAACGCAGAAagatggaatctatttgttttatacaataaagaagagaaaaagttaacagtgatgCCATTTGCATGTGCATCTGTCCTTCAATAGATCTTTGATAGCAACAAATCAAAACAAGTGAAGAATTTACAATAAagacttgtgtataagccgcacccccaactttcaagcataattttgagaaaaaaataagaagtccaAAAAACAATGAACTTGACAAAATCTGCATATTCGCAGTGACATTTTAAATATGTTGCTCAAGAatgcaattttctttgattggcttaaaaaaatGTTAGAGAAAGCCTGGGCTGAGTCAGCTAGAAAACAGCTATCTGCAGTAAAACAATATTTGCATCAGCTCTTCGTGGATATCAAGTTTATCGAGATGTATGGAAGCCATTGATCTgagaaaaacttgttgctaAATGAGAGTTTAACAACCCCACGGACAAACACGCTGTGAAATTCATAAAGGGCGATGAAACGGTCGGCCATTTGCCTCGCAAGTTCTGCCAAATTTGAATAGCGTGGTATTTTCTTGGACACAGTGGAAAAATCAGTGTCGAAGTGATTGGTCGCAGACGACTGGACATTGTAAGCAGCTGTGCAGAGGAATGGCTGTTCCATGCTAATTAGGGtttaactgctcaaacaaagaacaaatgaaacacttgaaagaactacttcatctttatttactgaaggttttcagttcaatttgtgaCAAGAAAAAGCCAGTTTACTCTTTCTTAAATCAATGGTCTTGTGTATAAGCTGCACCCacgatttttgacccaaaatttaAGCAAAAAGGTGCAGCTTATACACAAGTCTTTACAGTAGCTCATTGTATAATGAACTATTGTTAATAGCTAGCTTGTCAGGATCAGACTTGGGCGTGGCAGATATTGATATGAAAAGGGAAGGTTTCCTTTTAAATAAGCACCTCATAAATTCCCATTATTTTTCTTCCCCATAACATCCATTCATTAATCTTAACTAAGGGGTAAGGAGTTTCTCTGCTGTTAATTTTAAAGTTCCATGATATTCTCTGATATTCTCTACTACGTACATCTGTATTCAAATCGTTGCAGTGATTTGACATTGTACAAATCCCCAAACACAGTTCATGTTAATATTGATCTGCCATAAGATCAGAGTGAACACTCACAAagatttctttttaaaattataaGGAAACACCTAAAGTGGGCATTTATTCTGCAGAAGGAGGAAAAGAGGAACAATCAAGTGTGTAACAGTGAGGGCAATCTTGTTCACTTCTGATTTACCAATCTATaatcttattttcttaataggACAAATGACAACATTTAGAGAAGGTGACATCATGCAGCTGGTACCGCATTAGTGAGATTTACCCACTCTCATTCCTTGCCACTCCTTCATTGTGCTAGGCCAACAGAAATTCATGTAAGAGAGAGGGAGTGTTAGGAGTTCTAAACAAATTCAACACTTAGTAAATTACCTTATAACTTGAATAAGGTGGGCAAGTTACAGTTTGCATTGCCTTTGCTTGAGCAATGTCAACTTTAAGGACCTAAGGTTAAAGAAAACACAAGactaaaatttgttttcaaataaaaggagaaatgtttttttctaaaataataAAGGTTTGTTCAATATAAACAAATGtcagcattaaaaaaaaacttactggTCTCTTCAACTTCTTAACACTTTCAAGTGAGACAGTGCTTGTCTCCCTTGCACAGCTTGATGGAGGACCACTCCATTCGGAGGCAGTACATGTCAGGTTGGGAATCTGACCATTGGATACTTGGTTATTGTCTGGATAAAAGGGGAATGAGGTGAAAGACACCAATGGTCAAGACATTTAAACTCAACTATTTTAACAAGAAACAAATTCAAAGGAAAAAGTTGATGCCAGCATAACAGCACTCAAAATTTAGAAAACTTCAGGGTTCTCCTATCAGTcggtaaccagtaaaatttactgcctcaagcaacagttctaagaacttcttaccgcctgcaacgtCTTGAtggttcactaaaactatataagttgtttttttttattttattattttattagcttcgccaacaggcagggacaccgcaacagcttgcgccaattactgcgggcccagaactaggagtcaattttgcggagggaggaaaccggagtacccggaggaaaccctcgaagtcaggttgagatcgactgaaactcaatccacatacaacatttgtagtagaggtggaaggcgtgattgatgtccactacaccagcctgacttcccaaggagtacagcacagggtattttatctagatggtcacccatccagatatcaaccccgtccaacagggcttaacttcggtgaacagacgggaaccggtgttttccctttggtgatagccgtacctcaaGGTACAAAATACAGGTCAGGAATTGCCCCTTACCTACTGACCTAAAACGTAAAGAGAACACTGAAACTTAAAGGTTACAATTTTAGAACCTAGGAGCaggggaagggggaggggggaTTTTAGTTGCAAAACCTTAGTGGAAAAACTTAGTAGCAAATTTCAATGATTCTGtctgaaaaatgttttgtttccaactgtaattttgtttaaaattagtGACAATTAATTTCAGTTTATCCTTGTTAAGACAAGGAAATGTaatacagagaaaaaaaattacaaaagggcttctaataataattattattaatatatacaTGAAAgccagaaataaaaaaagactaGCTAGTCCCCTTTGCAATAATTGTACTGCGTGGACACAACTTCAAGCCCTGCATATGGATCATCATATCAGCCAGTGCCTTGCACTGGATGGGCCTAATAAGTTTGTCACCAAAATCAACCATTGCCTTCGACAGACATTGATCAAGAATATAGTGTGGCAATACATCATATTTGGGCAACACCCACGAGAAATGTGTTGATTTTATGTTAGACATGATCTGCTGTGGGTAATGGGAGACCATGCAGGGCTCACTTAATTGTGTTCATtggcttttgttattcttttactctttcctttgtttcttttcaattgtCTCAAAAAAAGTGAATGATAACTATCTTTAATTGCATCTCAGGCCAAGGTTGTTGAAAGCACAATCTAGTGGACAATTCAGTAGGTTTAATAGCGGCACTTAACCAATTACTGGCTTACTGGTGATTTGTTCAGTGGATCGTAGGAAACAACTGGGGTATCATCAATAGAGTATATAAACATTACCAatatatacaactatcccccgaaggggaggtgaatagtggtggatatataccgagacgagaagcgtcaaggtatatatccaccgctcttcaccgatcctgagggggatagttgttttagtatttaccaaatcagatcgATAAAagaacgcttcttcaatttcttcttccgaaactttcgcgaaacaacgcgccatttttctctccgttcgcaaaacagtgaatatccaaggatattccgagttacgggagccaatcagaacgcgcgaaaattgctatccactgatttggtaaatactaataaaagatattgTTTTCAAGCAGCAATTAAAATAACTCAACAGATCGGTTTGTACATTCACAGCCAATACACAAACAGAAGGGTTGGTAAAACACAATTTCAAGGGAGAGATAGCTTAAGGAAGAGcaatttcacattttcagtgAATTGCTGCAAATGCAATTATTGGTCAAGTACGCTATGATTTCATTATCACTTCATATGTAATTATTGGCTTTGAAATAACAAACGATGCACACAATTTGTGACAGGAACATCATTTTGTCCCTGTCCTTTTTCCATACCTTGATTGCATGCATACAAATTTTCATCCCCACCACGAACACTACTATCTTCAATGTCCTTCCTTTCTTCAGCAAACTCTACCTCACTCTCATACTCCTCATCTGCATCATCATTGCTTCCACCATCATCCTCACTTTCTCCTACATGAGCAACAATCTCCTCGTCCTCCACTTCATCCTTCTTATCATCCTCAGCAGCTTGATCGTCCCTTTTACAATTACTCAGCATCATGTGGGGCTTTCTGTTGTCCTCATCACCACCTCCACTGCCACTGCTGCTGCTTGCACTGTTTGGTCTTCCTGCTACTTCATTTTGGCGTTTCAAAGACACCGCTTCACCTCCTTTGTTTGATTCTTTCTTTGTCCCATTGCTGTTAGATGTCTCCGTTTTACCATCGGTGGTCTCACCATCACAGGGTATGATAGGACTGTCCATGTCCATATACTTGCTGGTGCAAAATGCTTTCACATTTTCATCCCCACCATGAACACTACTATCTTCAATGCCCTTCCTTTCTTCAGCAAACTCCACCTCACACTCATACTCCACATCTGCATCATCATTTCTTCCACCATCATCCTCACTTTCTCTTGCATGAGCAACAATCTCCTCGTCCTCCACTTCATCCTTCTTATCATCCTCAGCTTGATTGTCCCTTTTACAATTACTCAGCATCATGTGGGGCTTTCTGTTGTCCTCATCATCGCCTCCACTGCCACTGCTGCTGCTTGCACTGTTTGGTCTTCCTGCTACTTCATTTTGGCGTTTCAAAGACACCGCTTCACCTCCTTTGTTTGATTCTTTCTTTGTCCCATTGCTGTTAGATGTCTCCGTTTTACCATCGGTGGTCTCACCATCACAGGGTATGATAGGACTGTCCATGTCCATATACTTGTTGGTGCAAAATGCTTTCACATCTTCATCCCCACCATGAACACTACTATCTTCAATGCCCTTCCTTTCTTCAGCAAACTCCACCTCACACTCATACTCCACATCTGCATCATCATTTCTTCCACCATCATCCTCACTTTCTCTTGCATGAGCAACAATCTCCTCGTCCTCCACTTCATCCTTCTTATCATCCTCAGCAGCTTGATCGTCCCTTTTACAATTACTCAGCACCATGTGGGGCTTTCTGTTGTCCTCATCATCACCTCCACCGCCACTGCTGCCACTCGCATTGTTTGGTCTTCCTGCTACTTCATTTTGGCATTTCAAAGACACAGCTTCATCTCCTTTGTTAGATTCTTTCTTTGACCCATTGTTGTTGGACATCTCTGTTTTACCGTCATTGGTCTCACCATCACAGGGTAAGATAAGACCGTCCATAAACTTACAAAATGCTTTCTCTGCCAATATATCATCCTGCTCTGTTGGTTTTTTGGTTACTATACCATTTGTAGATAAGTTATTATcactgaaacaaaattaatcaaaattAGACCAGCTCAAACACAGAGACCAACATGATTCTGAAATTGCCACTGAATGGCCACAAATAGTCAGCTTGCAAACTGTCTGGGGTCAGCTCACAAAATTCTCATAATCATATCCATGTTTGCTAAGAATTCGAACAATAACTTGATTCTATAAATTCAAAGAGAAAGACTGTAATCTCTTCATGAGTATAAAAACTTGGCATTGTAGAGTGTAATATGCCGTATTCCTTATTAAAAAATTGCACTTTCAAATGTATTTTGACGAGACACTAGATAAAATAGGCTATTATAACAAACCTAAGTACATAATGggcaatttcaacattgatctcCATAAGTCTGAATCTTGTGACAATTTTCTTAATTATTTGCTGTCATAGCAAAGTTAATCCTTGTTCCCAGAAGAGCAACTCTATAAAACATGCAAGGAGATTACGTTCATCAATCAAAAAAAAGAATACGCTTTTGCATTCTGGTGATACAGTGAAATACAAACTGTACAAGAACAAAAGTCTATCTCATCTGAGCAAAGAACTCTACTACCAAGCCTATTTTATCACGAACTAAAATAATATTAGGATGTGGGAGGGCATTTAAGCAATTATTCAACATAATTATATCGACTCTTCAGCTTCCAAAcaagcagaaaaagaaaaaatccttctgaaaaaacaaacattttcaaccattattttgtgcctgttGGACCGAAGCTTATTCATGGCACACCATCATCAACTAAACAAATTTAAGGATTACAataggaataataattgttctaaCTACTCCAATTCTTTCTACTTTGAAGCTGTCACCTCTTCTGATTCTAATAATTTCGAATTTTAGCAAATAAAGCGTGTGGGCTATATTCCTGTCCAGTTTGTCTCTTGAAGTCTGCATGCCAAGTCATATCTCATGCCCTAGCCAAACTAATGACTACCGGTATGTCTATTTTGTCTGGCACTTATCCCTGTTATCCCATTAATTTTATAAAGTGGTTGACAAAACCTATCCAAGCAATTAAAAGTCAATATCGTTACTGTCTGTTATTTCCAAGCaaacatttgagaaataaaTGTATAATCGCCTTAAAACCTTTATGGATAAGAATCACATCTTTTTCAAATCAGAATATGGTTTTAGAGAGAATTGTTCTCCCCAAGATGCAACTCTAGACCTTCAGAACAAAAtccaaaataatatatattttcaTGAAGTATTTTcactgaattaaaaaaaggcatttgacacAGTGGATCATTAGATACTGTTGTATAAGTTATATTATTTTACTATTATGGAATCAGAGGATCGAATAATAAATGTTTGGTTGTCatcatattaattttgtcagGCAGAACACAATTAACCCAAATTGGTTCTACTGCTTTTAGCAAAGAAAATGTAGTGTGTGGTGTCCCTCAAGGTTCTGCACTAAGTCCactgctttttttaattctatgTTCATGGCAAGTATTGCTCCTCTCAAAAGTTTGATTTTTacttgtttgctgatgacacttaAACTTGATATATGCGGAGAACCAATCTCGAAAAAGTCATCATGATGAA
The nucleotide sequence above comes from Acropora muricata isolate sample 2 chromosome 12, ASM3666990v1, whole genome shotgun sequence. Encoded proteins:
- the LOC136892496 gene encoding uncharacterized protein isoform X3 — translated: MEINVEIAHYVLSDNNLSTNGIVTKKPTEQDDILAEKAFCKFMDGLILPCDGETNDGKTEMSNNNGSKKESNKGDEAVSLKCQNEVAGRPNNASGSSGGGGDDEDNRKPHMVLSNCKRDDQAAEDDKKDEVEDEEIVAHARESEDDGGRNDDADVEYECEVEFAEERKGIEDSSVHGGDEDVKAFCTNKYMDMDSPIIPCDGETTDGKTETSNSNGTKKESNKGGEAVSLKRQNEVAGRPNSASSSSGSGGDDEDNRKPHMMLSNCKRDNQAEDDKKDEVEDEEIVAHARESEDDGGRNDDADVEYECEVEFAEERKGIEDSSVHGGDENVKAFCTSKYMDMDSPIIPCDGETTDGKTETSNSNGTKKESNKGGEAVSLKRQNEVAGRPNSASSSSGSGGGDEDNRKPHMMLSNCKRDDQAAEDDKKDEVEDEEIVAHVGESEDDGGSNDDADEEYESEVEFAEERKDIEDSSVRGGDENLYACNQDNNQVSNGQIPNLTCTASEWSGPPSSCARETSTVSLESVKKLKRPVLKVDIAQAKAMQTVTCPPYSSYKDPEVNFEALVHIEKAFTCRHNMRAWEECNDEHCQVLQQFLRHTQNCHMRVLGGCEQCIRFKDALHSHVSTCEELPGKCVVNKCDDIREFMKNNALPDNRNWKYNHDKLFFEPSPPRTPAVTLPGNLCSLPFEASESASFESDTGENSSTSATTLQNQYHVVQEPDFGSDLFSGVNLMQQQHLQNVEQPSSGMASLQPSRVEEEDELPASPLSASSMPGVSQASCGVSISQEVLWPLNRAHLSVGDDGSYVENVHWKRIIYIGGGSCGRCYQCMDLKTGKLFAVKFIREDSFEMTGLEIWGTMSGRHDNILELYGAVKSCGKITIFMEYMSGGSIEEAGKLPEGLACHIFSKILSAVQFMHALGFVHRDIKGANILRDSTGRKVKLADFDTSIKLDNGYQQDNNPRGTEAFMAPEVCRSQNHSFSADIWSATCVLYQMLTGTPPWEQYHHCHRMTLLYQIAVAPQPPPSPACSPEVEDLFSLGFRLRPEERGTASELLNHRAFNSAPHESNMQLSRSCSTYDSDYESNICSPFDLELSNADDDEEVSENETRKSGASTSDADHDYDDDADDDVDDYGDDVIGVGDGASGSANAAALVVSSNEGEWQGQRSAALSAEQHLHSLQSDLFFSLPAEELSKLVVTEICEDSYMTDNDVNEVISSEDDFDYQSIIDQISMNASQASRQDGSYSVSDLTKVNITDVDGNIMFSIRERPTTTYGTLGRDLHGNITNVFGIEAFVLVQDDGVTPLDVHAEIGEHEQALRVFRAHDTDDWQPFRWRVNLLGLVEQSLPV